DNA sequence from the Streptomyces sp. MST-110588 genome:
TGCCTGCACGGCGGGCAGCGCGTCGCCGCCCTCCTTCTGAGGAGCGCCCAGGCGCAGATGGACGAGTTCCGCGCCCCCCGGCTCGGGCCTGCGCCCCCGAAGGCGTCGTCGACCGCGCCCTCGGCCACCGCCAGTTGGTAGACGGCGAGCTGCGGGTGCCGGGCGACCTGCGGGCCGGTCGGCTTCTGCTTGCCGGTCTTGAAGTCGACCACGTAGGCGCGCCCCTGCGCGTCCGCCTCGACGCGGTCCATGCTCCCCCGGATGCGGACCGCGTACTCGCCCGCCTCCAAGGTGACGTCGAAGCCGTGCTCGGTGGCGACGGTGGTCCGGCCGTACGCCTCGCGCTCCAGTACGTGCCAGCGCAGGAAGCGTTCCAGGGCCGCCCGCGCGCTGTCCTTTTCCTGCCGGGACTTCCAGGGGGCGTCGAAGGCGAGCGCGTCCCATACGGAGTCCAGGCGCTCCATCAGGACGGACAGGTCGGCCGGCGTACGGCCGGAGGCGACCTCGTCGGCGAGGACATGGATGACGTTGCCGAAGCCCTGGGCGGCGGTCGAGGGCGCGTCCGCCTTCACCTCGCGCCCCAGGAACCACTGGAGGGAGCAGGTGTTGGCTAGCTGGTCCAGCGCGCTGCCCGAGAGGACCACGGGCCGGTCCCGGTCACGCAGTGGGACGGCGCTGTGCGTCGGCTCGTGCAGCCCCCACCACTGGCTGGGGTGGGCGGCCGGGACCAGCGGCCGGCCCTCGTCGTCCCGCAGCGCCGCCAGCCTGGCCAGCCGCAGCGCCGCGGCCTCGCGCAGCGCCGGGGAGGCGGCCGGGTCGACGGTGGTGGCGCGCAGCTCGGCGACGAGCGCGGCCACCGACAGCGGACGGCGCGGCCGGCCCGTGACGTCCCGCGGTTCGACACCCAGCTCCGACAGGAAGCGGGAGGGCTGGTCACCGTCGTCCGCCGCCGCCTTGACCGCGGTGACCACCAGCCGCTCACGGGCCCGGGTGGCGGCCACATAGAACAGCCGGCGCTCCTCGGAGAGCAGCGCCCCGGGCGACAGCGGCTCGGCCAGCCCGTCCCGTCCGATCCGGTCCGCCTCCAGGAGGGAGCCGCGGCGCCGCAGGTCGGGCCAGAGCCCTTCCTGTACGCCGGCCACCACCACGAGCCGCCATTCCAGGCCCTTGGAGCGGTGGGCGGTCATCAGTCGTACGGCATCGGGGCGCACTGCACGGCGCGTGAGGGTGTCGGCGGCGATGTCCTGGGCGTCCAGCTCCTCCAGGAAGTTCAGCGCGCCGCGCCCGCCCGTACGCTCCTCGGCGCGGGCGGCGGTCTCGAAGAGGGCGACCACCGCGTCCAGGTCGCGGTCGGCGTTGCGGCCCGCGGCGCCGCCGCGTCGGGCGGCCCGCTCCAGGCGCTGCGGCCAGGGCGTGCCGTTCCACAGTTCCCACAGGGCCTGCTCGGCGGTGCCGCCGCCGGCCAGCAGCTCGCGGGCCTTGCGCAGCAGCAGACCCAGGCGCTGTGCGCCCCGCGCGTACGCCGGATCGTGCGCCACCAGACGCTGCGGTTCGGCCAGCGCCCGGGCGATCAGCTCGTCGGAGGGCCGGGGCACCGCCTGTCCGGCGGCCCGCTCCTCCTCGCGCAGCGCCCGGCCCAGGCGCCGCAGGTCGGCGGAGTCCATGCCGCCGAGCGGCGAGGAGAGCAGTTCGACGGCGGTCTCAGGCCCGAGCCAGTCGGCCGGGGCGGCGGGGGCAGCCGGAGCGTCAGAAGCAGGCGCATCGGCAAACGCGTCGGCGGGAGCGGCCGGAAGGTCAGGCGCGGCCGGAACGGCAGGCGCGGTCGGAGCGTCGGACGCGCCGTGCGCCCGCGCCTCGCGCCCCACCACATCGCCCAGTGCGGCCGTCGCGGCGGCGCGCAGCGCGGTGAGCAGCGGCCCGACCGCCGGCTCGTGGCGCAGCGGGAGGTCGTCGCCGTCGATGTCCAGGGGTACGCCGGCGGAGGTGAGCGCCCGGCGCACGCCGGGGATCGAGCGCCCCCCGGCGCGTACGAGGACGGCCATCTCGCGCCACGGCACACCGTCCTCCAGGTGTGCCCGCCGCAGCAGGTCCGCGATGTTCTCCAGCTCCGCGCCGGGGGTCGGGTACGTGTAGACCTCGACCCGGCCGCCGTCCCGTACGGGCGCCAGCTCGCGGTGGGCCCGTACCTTCTGTGCCGGCAGGCGGGTCAGCGGCATGCGGTGGGTCAGCAGCCGGGTCGCCGCCAGCACGGCCGCCGACGAGCGGCGGCAGGTGCGCAGGACCGCCACCGGCGCCGGGGAGCCGTCCGCGCGCGGGAACATCCGGGGGAACTCCAGGATGCCGTTGACGTCGGCACCGCGGAAGGCGTAGATCGACTGGTCGGGGTCCCCGAAGGCGACGAGGGTACGGCCGCCGCCCGCCAGCGCCCGCAGCAGTCGCACCTGCGCCACGTCGGTGTCCTGGTACTCGTCGACGAAGATCGCGTCGTACTTCCCCGCCAGCTCCGCCGCGACCTCGGCCCGCTCGGCCAGCAGCACCGCCCGGTGCACCAGCTCGGCGTAGTCCAGCACCCCCTGCGCGTCCAGGACGTCCAGGTATTCGGCGAGGAAGCCGGCCGCGGCCGACCAGTCGGGCCGCCCGGTACGCCGCGCGAAGGCGGCCAGCGCGTCGGGGCCCAGGCCCAGTTCGCGGCTGCGCGCCAGGACCGCGCGCACCTCGTCGGCGAAGCCGCGGGTGGTCAGGCAGGCGCGCAGGTCGTCCGGCCAGGTCACCTGGGCCCGGCCGGCGCCAGCCAGCGCGGCCTGCCCTTCGAGGAGTTCCCGTACGACGAGGTCCTGCTCGGGGCCGGACAGCAGGCGCAGCGGGTCCGCGAAGAGCTCGGCGTCCTGGTGGGCCCGTACGAGCGCGTAGCAGTACGAGTGGAAGGTGGTGGCCTGGGGCGCGCCGGCCCGTCGGCGGCGCGTTCCCCGCGGCCCGGGGCCGGTGCCCTGCGCCTCGCGGCCTGCGGCCCGCACCTCGGGGTCTGCGCCCTGCGCCTCGGTGTCTGCGGCTCGCGCCTCGGGGCCCGTGGCCGGCCCGTCGGGGCGGCTCAGGCGGGCGGCCATGCGGTCGCGCAGTTCGACGGCGGCCTTGCGGCTGAAGGTCAGTACGAGGATGCGCTCGGGGTCCGCGCCGGCCTCCACGCGCCGTGCCACCGACTCCACCAGCGTCGTGGTCTTGCCCGTGCCCGGGCCGGCCAGGACGAGCAGCGGCCCGTCGCCGTGCTCAACCACGGCACGCTGGCCCGCGTCCAAAGCAGGAGGAACCACCGGTCCCGGCGGGGTACGTACCAGTCGGTACGCGCCGCCGCCGGAGGCGTCCCGCCGCGCCGCCTGCCGGCGGGGCCGCGCGGACGGGGCGGCCGAGAAGGAGGAACTCACGTGGATCGCCGGTCCTGGGGGAGGTACTGGTTGTGATGCGGGACGGGGAGCAGACCGCCGTACGGAGCAGCGCCGTACGGGGCAGGGCACGGTCCGCGGCACGGGAGGTGCCCGCGGCACGGGAGGTGTCCGTGCCGCGACGGGTGCGGGCCGGGGCCGACGCTACGCCAGGTGGCACACGAGCCGCAGCGCGTCCCACGACCGTACGACGGATGCTGTCAGATGTGAGGAGCTTCGCCGCCGCTGCCCCGGACCGGCCCGCCGCCGCGGCCCGCGCCCCCGCGCCGCGCACCGGCCCGGCCGCGCCCGGAACCGCCCGGGTCACATGGGGAACCGCCCAGGTCACGCCGGGGTTCACCCCCACCGGGCCGGCCCTCGCCGCGGTGGCCGCCGGCCGGTCCGCCGGGGCGCGGGAGGCGCTCGTCACATTCCTGGCATTCCCCTTGCGGGTCCGCGCCGGCCCCCGGCCCCGGCTCCCCGCCGCCGTCCCACCGCGCCGCCGCCATGGCCAGCCGCGGTATGTGATCCTCGGCGGAGCGGGGTGCCTCTTTGAGGGGCGTGCCCTCTTCCCTGTAGTGCGCCAGCGCCCGCAGCTCACTGCCCGGCAGCAGCGTGCCGTCCGCCCGCACCACGCGCCACCACGGGACCGCGCCGCCGTACAGGGCCAGCACCCGCCCCACCTGGCGCGGGCCGCCCTCCCCCAGCCACTCGGCGATGTCTCCGTACGTCATGACCCGGCCCGGCGGGATCAGCTCGACGACGGCGAGCACCCGGTCCGCGTACTCGGGAAGCTCGCCGGCCTCACCCGGCCCGTTCTGTGCGCCCTGCCCGCTGCCACTCATTCGGTCCATCTTGCCGCACCCCACCGACAACGCCCCATGCCCACGGCGGACACGGTGACGTTGTGTGCAGGAATGAACGCGGTGGCGCACCTTCCGGTTCCCGTTCCTGCGAAATGCACCCTGATGCCCCCCTCCGCCGCGCGGCCGTGCCACCATCTTCCGGGCGGTGACTGGTGATACGCGATCAAGAAGAGACGGCCGAGCAGCAGGGTGCGGTGCCTCGACGAGAGGCAGGCACCCCTGACGCGCTGTCCCGCGACGCCCCCGCCCCGGCCTTCGCCACCGACGCCGAACGGCCGCGGAAAGACCACGGGGAACACGGGGAGCACGACGAGCAGCACGGGAAGCAACGGGGGAAGTCGTCGAAGGCTTCCGAGACGGAAAAGGCGAGCACGATCGACAAGGCCGAACGAGCCGACGAGTCCGGGAGGCCGAAGCGGCCCGGGAGACTTGAGCAGCCCGCGGAGCCCGTAAGGGCAGGAAAGCCGGAAGAGTCAGAAGAGCCAGAAGAACCGGAGAAGCCGGGCAAGAAGCCCGAAAAGCTGGATCAAACCGAGAGGCCCAGCAAGGCCGATAAGGCCGATAAGGCTGACAATGCCGACAAAGCCAACAAGGCCAGCAAAACAGACAAGGCTGCAACGAAGGCCGGAACGAAGGCCGGCACAAAGGCCGGACCGGTCGGCGACTGCGTAGGCAGCGAGTTCCACGTCGACCAGGTCTCGGGCGACGAGCCCCTGCTCTCCGCCCGCGTCCACCGCCCCTCCGACCTCCTGCGCCTGCTGCTCGGCATCGTCGGCATCGCCCTGGTCCTGGCGCTGGCCAACTTCGCCCACGGCACGACCCAGGGCCTGGAGAACGACATCGGCAAGGGCGCCGGTCAGGCCCCGGAGCTGCTGATCAACTTCGCCGGTCTGGCCTCCAGCATCGCCGTGCTCATCGTGCCGGTGGCCTTCGCCGTGGAGCGGCTGATCAAACGGGACGGGCTGCGCATCGCGGACGGGGTGCTGGCCGCCGTGCTCGCCCACGGCGTCTCGCTCGCCACCGATCTGTGGGTGGCCGAGGCGGCGCCGGAGTCCATCCGCGACGCGCTCACCCAGCCGCTGGACAACGGCGCCTACACCACTCCGGTGCACAGCTATCTCGCGCCGGTCATCGCCTATATGACGGCTGTCGGCATGTCCCGGCGCCCGCGCTGGCGGGTGGCGATGTGGTGCGTGCTGCTGCTGGACGCCTTCGCGGTCCTCGTCGGCCGCTACACCACTCCGTTCTCCATCGTCACGACCGTACTGATCGGCTGGACCGTCGCCTTCGGCACGCTCTACACCGTCGGCTCCCCCAATGTCCGCCCCACCGGCCAGCACCTCCTCGCCGGGCTGCGACGGGTGGGCTTCAAACCGGTCAGCGCGCTGCGCGCGGAGGACATCTCCAGCCACCCCGAGCACCCGGAGCACGCGGACCGCGGGCGCCGCTACATCGTCACGCTGGAGGACGGCCCGCCGATCGACGTCACCGTCGTGGACCGCGAGCAGCAGGCACAGGGCTTCTTCTACCGCGTCTGGCGCCGGCTGTCGCTGCGCGGCATCAACCAGCGCCGCAGCCTCCAGTCGCTGCGCCAGGCCCTGGAGCAGGAGGCGCTGCTGGCGTACGCGGCCATCGCGGCCGGCGCCAACGCCCCCAAGCTGATCGCCACCTCCGAACTCGGCCCGGACGCCGTGATGCTGGTGTACGAGCACATCGGCGGCCGGGCCCTGGACGCGCTGACGGACCGGGAGATCACCGACGGGCTGATGCACAGCGCCTGGCGGCAGGTCGCCGCGCTGCAGTCGCGGCGTATCGCGCACCGCCGGCTGGTCGGGGACGCGCTGCTGGTGGATCGTTCCGGCAAGATCTTCCTGACGGATCTGCGGGGCGGCGAGATCGCGGCGGGCGACCTCGTTCTCCGTATGGACATCGCACAGTTGCTGACCACGTTCGGTCTGCGGGTCGGCGCGGAGCGCGCGGTGGCCGCGGCCGTCGCGGTACTCGGCCCGGACCTGGTCGCCGACAGCCTTCCGCTGCTCCAGCCCATCGCGCTCAGCCGCACCACCCGCGCGACCCTGCGCCAACTGGCCCGCGAGCGCGCCAAGCGGGAACGCGAGGCGGTGCTGGAAGCCTCGCGGCACGCCAAGGACCTCAAGGCCGATGCCGCGCAGGCCGCCGCCCGGGCCGCCGCGCAGGCGGGCGGGCCCCAGGCGCAGACCGCCGTCGGCGCCTCCGCCGACCCGGCGGGCAGCCGCAAGGCACAGCGCGCCGAGCGCAACGCCGAGAAGCGGGCGCTGGAGGAGGCGATGGAGGAGGCCCGCGAGGAGGACCTGCTCTCGCAGATCCGTCGGCAGGTGCTGCTGATCCGTCCGACGGCCCCGGTGGAGCCGGCCCGTCTGGAGCGGATCAGCCCGCGCATCCTGATCAGTTGGATCGCCGGTGCCTTCGCCGCGTACTTCCTGCTCTCCCAGCTCACCCACGTCAAGCTGGACAAGGTCATCGGCGAGGCGCAGTGGGGCTGGGTGACGGCCGCGCTGCTGTTCTCCGCGCTCACCTACATCGCGGCGGCGCTGAGCCTGCTGGGATTCGTGCCGGAGAAGGTGTCCTTCCTGCGGACGGTGCTGGCGCAGATCGCCGGCAACTTCGTCAAGCTCGTCGCGCCCGCGGCGGTGGGCGGTGTCGCGCTCAACACCCGCTTCCTGCAGCGGTCGGGCATCCGGCCGGGCCTGGCGGTGGCCAGTGTCGGCGCCTCCCAGCTCTTCGGTCTGGGTGCACACGTCCTGCTGCTGCTGACCTTCGGCTATCTGACGGGCACCGAGCGCACGCCCTCGCTCTCGCCGTCCCGTACGGTCATCGCGGGCCTGCTGACCGCCGCCGTACTGGTCCTGGTCGTCACGGCGATCCCCACACTGCGCAAGTTCGTCGTCACCCGCGTACGGTCCCTGTTCGCCGGCGTCGTACCGCGCATGCTGGACATCCTCCAGCGCCCGCAGAAGCTGGTCACCGGCATCGGCGGCATGCTGATGCTGACGGTGGCGAACGTGATGTGCCTGGACGCCTCGATCCGGGCGTTCGGCGGCAGCGACGAGATCAGCTACGCGAGCATCGCGGTCGTCTTCCTGGCGGGCAACGCGCTGGGGTCGGCGGCGCCGACGCCGGGCGGGGTGGGCGCGGTGGAGGCCACGCTGACGCTGGGCCTGACGGCGGCCGGGCTGGGCAGCGACATGGCCCTGTCCTCGGTGCTGCTCTTCCGGCTGATGACCTTCTGGCTGCCGGTGCTGCCGGGCTGGCTGGCCTTCACCCATCTGACGCGCAAGGGCGCCGTCTGACGTACGGGCGCCGAGCCCGTCCCGGGTACGCGAAGGGCCCGCTCGCCGGTGTCGGTGAGCGGGCCCTTCGCGTACCCGGGACGCCCTGGGCTGCTATGTCAGTACACCGGTATGTCAGTACACCGGCTTGTGCGGCTCGACCGTGTTGACCCAGCCGATGACGCCGCCGCCGACGTGCACCGCGTCGGCGAAGCCCGCGGACTTCAGGACCGCCAGCACCTCGGCCGAGCGGACCCCCGTCTTGCAGTGCAGGACGATCTTCCGGTCCTGCGGCAGGTCCTGGAGGGCGTTGCCCATCAGGAACTCGTTCTTGGGGATCAGCCTGGCGCCGGGGATCGAGACGATCTCGTACTCGTTGGGCTCACGGACGTCGATGATCTCGATCTTCTCGTCCGCGTCGATCCACTCCTTGAGCTGCTGGGGAGTGATCGTGGAGCCCGCCGCCGCCTCCTGGGCCTCCTCGGAGACCACGCCGCAGAACGCCTCGTAGTCGATGAGTTCGGTGACGGTCGGGTTCTCGCCGCAGACCGCGCAGTCCGGGTCCTTGCGCACCTTGACCTGGCGGTACGTCATCTCCAGCGCGTCGTGGATCATCAGGCGGCCGACGAGCGGGTCGCCGATGCCGGCCAGCAGCTTGATCGCCTCGTTGACCTGGATGGAGCCGATGGACGCGCACAGCACGCCGAGGACGCCGCCCTCCGCGCAGGAGGGGACCATGCCCGGCGGCGGGGGCTCGGGGTACAGGCAGCGGTAGCAGGGCCCGTGCTCGGACCAGAACACCGACGCCTGGCCGTCGAAGCGGTAGATCGAACCCCATACGTACGGCTTGCCCAGCAGCACGCAGGCGTCGTTGACCAGGTAGCGGGTGGCGAAGTTGTCCGTACCGTCCACGATCAGGTCGTACTGCGCGAAGATCTCCATGACGTTCGTGGAGTCCAGCCGCTCTTCGTGCAGATTGACCGTGACGTACGGGTTGATGCCCAGGACGGTGTCCCGCGCGGAGGCGGCCTTGGAGCGCCCGATGTCCGCCTGGCTGTGGATGATCTGGCGCTGCAGGTTCGACTCGTCGACCTCGTCGAACTCCACGATGCCCAGCGTGCCGACACCGGCCGCGGCCAGGTACATCAGCGCGGGCGACCCCAGGCCGCCGGCGCCGACGCACAGCACCTTGGCGTTCTTCAGCCGCTTCTGCCCGTCCATCCCGACGTCCGGGATGATCAGGTGGCGGGAGTACCTGCGGACCTCGTCGACGGTGAGCTCGGAGGCCGGCTCGACCAGGGGTGGCAGCGACACGGAAGACCTCAACAAGGGTTGGCCGATATCTCGGTGGCGCCCTCACCCGCCCGGCCGGAGCCGGGAAGGGGGACGCCGTTCTCCCGTAACACTGCCACGCCCTTCTTCATTCCGAGACACCCGGTCCGATGTGCGAGACAAAGGCGTCCCAGTGGCCGGGCAGCGACTCCCAGGCGTCGCCCTCCCGGTCCGTCCGGTCGGTGAAGCAGACCGTTCCGGCGCGCTGCTCGCGGGCGATGTCCAGGGCCTCTTCCAGGTGTGCGCGCGGCAGGCCGTGCACGAGGTGGCAGAAGCGCTCAGGGGGGTGCCCGGCCGTCCATTCCGGGGCCCGCGACCGGCGGTAGGCGCTCCAGGGGCCGCGGAAGGTGACCAGTTGGTCGGCGGTGGTGACGTAGTCCGGATGCGGTGGGACGCCGTGGTCACCGACGAGGTACCCGCCGTCCGTCAGCGCCCGCAGCACCTCGGACAGCCTCCGCATTCCGGACACCCCCGTCCGGTCCGTGGGACAGCGGTCCAGCCAGAAGCCGTCGGCCTTGTACCACTCCAGGAAGCGGCGGGCGTCGTCGGTCAGCTCGCCCAAGGGGCGGCTGCCGTGCCGTACGTCGAGGTGGCCCAGCAGTCGGACGCCGGCGTCCCGCAACTGGGCCGCGGCGGGCAGGCAGT
Encoded proteins:
- the moeZ gene encoding adenylyltransferase/sulfurtransferase MoeZ — protein: MSLPPLVEPASELTVDEVRRYSRHLIIPDVGMDGQKRLKNAKVLCVGAGGLGSPALMYLAAAGVGTLGIVEFDEVDESNLQRQIIHSQADIGRSKAASARDTVLGINPYVTVNLHEERLDSTNVMEIFAQYDLIVDGTDNFATRYLVNDACVLLGKPYVWGSIYRFDGQASVFWSEHGPCYRCLYPEPPPPGMVPSCAEGGVLGVLCASIGSIQVNEAIKLLAGIGDPLVGRLMIHDALEMTYRQVKVRKDPDCAVCGENPTVTELIDYEAFCGVVSEEAQEAAAGSTITPQQLKEWIDADEKIEIIDVREPNEYEIVSIPGARLIPKNEFLMGNALQDLPQDRKIVLHCKTGVRSAEVLAVLKSAGFADAVHVGGGVIGWVNTVEPHKPVY
- a CDS encoding spherulation-specific family 4 protein, which codes for MSYLTTPAGPAPAATGTGPLGIGAPGFAHPLLAPTEWAELLRLARGLTQDRGAAGGAPRGAAGRAPRGAAGAPVAGGTAGESPPGVLPPLHWAVLNVARGPGSRPDPYCLPAAAQLRDAGVRLLGHLDVRHGSRPLGELTDDARRFLEWYKADGFWLDRCPTDRTGVSGMRRLSEVLRALTDGGYLVGDHGVPPHPDYVTTADQLVTFRGPWSAYRRSRAPEWTAGHPPERFCHLVHGLPRAHLEEALDIAREQRAGTVCFTDRTDREGDAWESLPGHWDAFVSHIGPGVSE
- a CDS encoding lysylphosphatidylglycerol synthase transmembrane domain-containing protein, which encodes MLSARVHRPSDLLRLLLGIVGIALVLALANFAHGTTQGLENDIGKGAGQAPELLINFAGLASSIAVLIVPVAFAVERLIKRDGLRIADGVLAAVLAHGVSLATDLWVAEAAPESIRDALTQPLDNGAYTTPVHSYLAPVIAYMTAVGMSRRPRWRVAMWCVLLLDAFAVLVGRYTTPFSIVTTVLIGWTVAFGTLYTVGSPNVRPTGQHLLAGLRRVGFKPVSALRAEDISSHPEHPEHADRGRRYIVTLEDGPPIDVTVVDREQQAQGFFYRVWRRLSLRGINQRRSLQSLRQALEQEALLAYAAIAAGANAPKLIATSELGPDAVMLVYEHIGGRALDALTDREITDGLMHSAWRQVAALQSRRIAHRRLVGDALLVDRSGKIFLTDLRGGEIAAGDLVLRMDIAQLLTTFGLRVGAERAVAAAVAVLGPDLVADSLPLLQPIALSRTTRATLRQLARERAKREREAVLEASRHAKDLKADAAQAAARAAAQAGGPQAQTAVGASADPAGSRKAQRAERNAEKRALEEAMEEAREEDLLSQIRRQVLLIRPTAPVEPARLERISPRILISWIAGAFAAYFLLSQLTHVKLDKVIGEAQWGWVTAALLFSALTYIAAALSLLGFVPEKVSFLRTVLAQIAGNFVKLVAPAAVGGVALNTRFLQRSGIRPGLAVASVGASQLFGLGAHVLLLLTFGYLTGTERTPSLSPSRTVIAGLLTAAVLVLVVTAIPTLRKFVVTRVRSLFAGVVPRMLDILQRPQKLVTGIGGMLMLTVANVMCLDASIRAFGGSDEISYASIAVVFLAGNALGSAAPTPGGVGAVEATLTLGLTAAGLGSDMALSSVLLFRLMTFWLPVLPGWLAFTHLTRKGAV